The Streptomyces asoensis DNA window ATCGGCGACGCCTTCCTGGAGCACCCCGTCCCGCGGGTCATCTCCTTCACCGGCTCCGACAAGGTCGGCCGCCATGTGGCCACCGTCGCCGCCTCGCACTTCAAGCGCTCGATCATCGAGCTCGGCGGCAACAGCGCGTTCGTCGTCCTCGACGACGCCGATGTCGACTACGCCGTCGACGCGGCCGTCTTCAGCCGCTTCGTCCACCAGGGCCAGGTCTGCATGGCCGCCAACCGCATCCTGGTCGACCGCTCGCTCGCCGACGAGTTCACCGAGAAGTTCGTCGCCAAGGTGCGCACGCTCAAGGCCGGCGACCCGCGCGACCCGCAGACCGCCATCGGCCCGGTGATCAACTCCCAGCAGGCGGAGGCCGTGACCGGCGCCGTCGAGCAGGCCATCGCCGAGGGCGCGACCGCCCTGCTGCACGGCACGACCACCGACAACCTCGTCGAGCCCTCCGTGCTGGCCGGCCTGCCCACCGACTCCCCGCTGCTCCAGCAGGAGGTCTTCGGACCGGTGGCCTTCATCAACACCTTCGACGGCGAGGAGGAGGCGCTCCGCATCGCCAACGACACGCCGTACGGTCTCAGCGGCGCCGTCCACACCGCCGACGTCGAGCGCGGCGTGGCCTTCGCCAAGCAGATCGTCACCGGCATGTTCCACGTCAACGACGCCACCGTCCACGACGAGCCGATCGTCCCCTTCGGCGGCGAGAAGAACTCCGGAGTCGGCCGTCTCAACGGCGAGACGACGCTGGAGGCCTTCACCACCACCAAGTGGATCTCGGTCCAGCACGGCCGCAGCGGCTTCCCGTTCTGAGCCGTCCGACGCCCTGAGGGGCGTCGTCCGGCGCCGCCGGCGGACCCGGACCCGGGCACCTGACGGGCACGGGTCCGCCACGCCATAACCTGGGCCCATGTCAGCGATCCGTCTTCTCGTGCTGGGCGCGGTGCGCCAGCACGGGCGGGCCCACGGCTACCAGGTGCGCGGCGACCTGGAGTACTGGGGCGCGCACGAGTGGTCCAACGCCAAGCCGGGCTCGATCTACCACGCCCTGAAGCAGATGGCCAAGCAGGGACTGCTGCGCGAGCACGAGACGGCCCCGTCCACCGCGGGCGGGCCGCCGCGTACCGAGTACGAGATCACCGAGGCCGGCACCGAGGAGTACTTCAGGCTGCTGCGCGAGGCCCTGACCTCGTACGACCAGAAGACGGACGTGAAGTCCGCGGCCATCGGCTTCATGGTCGACCTTCCGCGCGCGCAGGCCGTGTCGCTGCTGCGCGAGCGCATCCGGGGCATCGAGGAGTGGCGCTCCGCCGTCACCGGCCACTACGTCCCCGAGGACGGTCCCGAGCAGCTGGGCCACATCGGCGAGATCATGAACCTCTGGATCCACACGGCCGACGCCGAGGCCGCGTGGACCCGCGGCCTGATCGCACGGATCGAGCGGGGCGCCTACACCTTCGCGGGAGAGGGCGAACCGTTCGTCGGTGTCCTCGCGGACGGCGAGGAGAACCCTTACGCGACCGGGGAACGGCATCCAGGAGACGCTCACTAATCAAGTTTGACGACTCGCTCCGCCCGAGTTACTTTGACGGTGTAGTCAAGTTTGACTAGCGAGGAGACGGGGGACTTCCGTGACCGACGACGCGATCACCGTCGAGGGCGTGCGCAAGAGGTACGGCGGGACACGGGCACTGGACGGGCTCGGCCTCACGGTGGCCCGGGGCACCGTGCACGGGGTGCTCGGACCGAACGGGGCGGGCAAGACCACGCTGGTCAGGATCCTGTCCACGCTGCTGCGGCCGGACGGCGGCCGCGTCGAGGTGGCCGGCCACGACGTCGTGCGCCAGGCCCGCGAGGTCCGCGCGCGCATCGGCCTGCTCGGCCAGCACGCGGCCCTCGACGAGGAACTCGGCGGCCGGCAGAACCTGGAGATGTTCGGCCGGCTCCACCACCTGGGCGCCCGGCACGCGCGCGTACGCGCGGGCGAACTCCTGGAGCGCTTCGGCCTCACCGACGCGGGCCGCAAGCCGGTGCGCGCCTACAGCGGAGGCATGCGCCGCCGCCTGGACCTGGCCGCGTCGCTCATCGGCGACAGAAACGGCAACGGGCCCCAGGTGCTCTTCCTGGACGAGCCGACCACCGGCCTGGACCCCCGCGGACGCGCCGAGGTCTGGTCCGCGGTCCGCTCGCTGGTGGGCGGCGGGACGACGGTCGTGCTCACCACCCAGTACCTGGAGGAGGCCGACCAGCTCGCCGACCGCATCAGCGTCGTCGACCGGGGCCGCGTGATCGCCGGCGGGACGGCGGACGAGCTGAAGGCGCTGACGGGCGGTGACCGCATCGACGTCGTCCTGCGCGACGCCGCCCTGCTCGGCACGGTCGTCGCGCTGCTCCCCCTGCCGGAGCGGGACATCACCGTCGACCCCGACCGCCGTCTGCTCAGCGCCCCGGTCACCGACCGCATGGCCGCCCTCTCCGGGGTCGTCCGGGCCCTGGAGGCGGCCGGCGTCGAGGCGGAGGACGTGGCCCTGCGCCGCCCCACGCTGGACGAGGTGTTCCTGCACCTGACCGGACAGGACGACCGTACGAAGGAGGCCGTGTGAGGACGTACGCGCTGACCGATTCCTGGACCATGACCCGGCGTGAACTCGCCCACTGGGCCCGGCAGCCCGGCCGGCTGGTCGTCGGGCTCGTCTTCCCGGTGATGCTGCTGCTGATGTTCGGCTACCTGGTCGGCGGCGGCCGGGGGGTGAGCGGCGACTACCTCGACTACCTGATGCCCGGCATGCTCGCGCTCACCATGGCCTTCGGCCTGGAGGGCACGATGCTGGCCGTCACCCAGGACCTCGACAAGGGGGTCGTCGACCGGTTCCGCTCCCTGCCGATGGCCGACGGCGCGGTCCTGGTGGGCCGTTCCGCGGCCGACATGCTCCAGTCGGCGGTGGGCCTGGCCGTCCTGATCGTGATGGGCCT harbors:
- a CDS encoding PadR family transcriptional regulator; protein product: MSAIRLLVLGAVRQHGRAHGYQVRGDLEYWGAHEWSNAKPGSIYHALKQMAKQGLLREHETAPSTAGGPPRTEYEITEAGTEEYFRLLREALTSYDQKTDVKSAAIGFMVDLPRAQAVSLLRERIRGIEEWRSAVTGHYVPEDGPEQLGHIGEIMNLWIHTADAEAAWTRGLIARIERGAYTFAGEGEPFVGVLADGEENPYATGERHPGDAH
- a CDS encoding aldehyde dehydrogenase family protein, whose translation is MSSYFTDLAQQYIDGKWRPGTGSWDIIDFNPYDGEKLASITIATVEEVDDAYRAAARVQKQWAATNAYARRSVFEKVLRLVEEREAEISEILVAEAGGTFGKAAFELHLAKEFLRESIHLSLRPEGRILPSPIDGKENRVYREPVGVVGVISPFNVPFLLSLKSVAPALALGNGVVLKPHQNTPIAGGTVIAKLFEDAGLPPGLLNVVVTDIAEIGDAFLEHPVPRVISFTGSDKVGRHVATVAASHFKRSIIELGGNSAFVVLDDADVDYAVDAAVFSRFVHQGQVCMAANRILVDRSLADEFTEKFVAKVRTLKAGDPRDPQTAIGPVINSQQAEAVTGAVEQAIAEGATALLHGTTTDNLVEPSVLAGLPTDSPLLQQEVFGPVAFINTFDGEEEALRIANDTPYGLSGAVHTADVERGVAFAKQIVTGMFHVNDATVHDEPIVPFGGEKNSGVGRLNGETTLEAFTTTKWISVQHGRSGFPF
- a CDS encoding ATP-binding cassette domain-containing protein, with protein sequence MTDDAITVEGVRKRYGGTRALDGLGLTVARGTVHGVLGPNGAGKTTLVRILSTLLRPDGGRVEVAGHDVVRQAREVRARIGLLGQHAALDEELGGRQNLEMFGRLHHLGARHARVRAGELLERFGLTDAGRKPVRAYSGGMRRRLDLAASLIGDRNGNGPQVLFLDEPTTGLDPRGRAEVWSAVRSLVGGGTTVVLTTQYLEEADQLADRISVVDRGRVIAGGTADELKALTGGDRIDVVLRDAALLGTVVALLPLPERDITVDPDRRLLSAPVTDRMAALSGVVRALEAAGVEAEDVALRRPTLDEVFLHLTGQDDRTKEAV